One stretch of Hymenobacter chitinivorans DSM 11115 DNA includes these proteins:
- a CDS encoding SDR family oxidoreductase, with product MQKYIVVTGGTKGIGRAIVRRFAQAGFGVITCARSGQDLQALTTAVQQDVPGAVLHTLAADLSQAAHTRRFTDFVLSLGVPVEVLVNNTGAFIPGRLQDEPADGSQLRHMIDVNLYSAYDVTRALLPEMIARRRGHIFNMCSTASIMAYPNGGSYSIAKFALLGLTKGLREELKEHNLRVTAILPGATLTASWEGVDLPAERFIKAEDVAEAVFGAYSLSPQAVIEELLIRPQLGDI from the coding sequence AAAGGAATTGGCCGCGCCATTGTCCGGCGCTTTGCCCAGGCCGGTTTTGGCGTCATTACCTGCGCCCGTTCCGGACAGGACCTGCAGGCTCTTACAACCGCTGTGCAGCAGGATGTTCCCGGCGCCGTGCTCCACACCTTGGCCGCCGACCTGAGCCAGGCCGCCCACACGCGGCGCTTCACCGATTTTGTGCTAAGCCTGGGCGTACCCGTGGAGGTGCTGGTCAACAATACGGGAGCTTTCATCCCGGGCCGGTTGCAGGATGAGCCCGCCGACGGCTCCCAGCTGCGCCACATGATAGACGTGAACCTCTACAGCGCCTACGACGTGACCCGGGCCCTGCTGCCGGAGATGATAGCGCGGCGCCGGGGGCATATTTTCAACATGTGCTCCACGGCCAGCATCATGGCGTACCCCAACGGCGGCTCCTACAGCATTGCCAAGTTTGCCTTGCTGGGCCTGACCAAGGGCCTGCGCGAGGAGCTCAAAGAGCATAATTTGCGCGTGACGGCCATTTTGCCCGGGGCCACGCTCACCGCCAGCTGGGAAGGGGTGGACTTGCCCGCCGAGCGGTTCATCAAAGCCGAAGACGTGGCCGAAGCCGTATTCGGGGCTTATTCCCTCTCGCCCCAGGCCGTCATCGAAGAGCTGCTGATCCGGCCCCAACTCGGGGACATTTGA
- a CDS encoding head GIN domain-containing protein has protein sequence MFRSTIWPQVKRPCRVLRVGAFAAGALLLGGCGEGHETDCLKSTGKVVTERRELASFEVITAYDNVDVTLVQDAETYAEVRAGKNLQEDIKLRVEHGELVIRNTSRCNWVRTYDTPREVTLHLPRIHDLFVRGYGNLRTAGNFRADTLFCHLVGAGDIDLDITSQYLNMDMYELGDFRLRGRADDFHLLIGGNGSLYASGLQSRECYFTFNHDSNGDAHVTTTNYLGGTHAGTGTLFYQGTPLSTGISLTGKGKVVNN, from the coding sequence ATGTTTCGAAGTACCATTTGGCCGCAAGTTAAGCGCCCCTGCCGGGTTTTACGTGTTGGGGCCTTTGCCGCCGGGGCCCTATTGCTGGGCGGCTGCGGGGAAGGCCACGAAACGGACTGCCTCAAAAGCACCGGCAAGGTGGTAACCGAGCGGCGGGAGCTGGCCTCCTTCGAGGTTATAACGGCCTACGACAACGTGGACGTAACGTTGGTGCAGGACGCGGAAACCTACGCCGAGGTGCGGGCCGGCAAAAATCTGCAGGAAGACATTAAGCTGCGCGTGGAGCACGGGGAGCTGGTTATTCGCAATACCAGCCGCTGCAACTGGGTGCGCACCTACGACACGCCCCGGGAAGTGACCCTGCACCTGCCCCGCATCCACGACCTGTTTGTGCGCGGCTACGGTAACCTGCGCACGGCTGGCAACTTCCGCGCCGACACGCTGTTCTGCCACCTCGTGGGCGCCGGCGACATCGACCTGGACATTACCAGCCAGTACCTGAACATGGACATGTACGAGCTCGGCGACTTCCGCCTGCGGGGCCGGGCCGACGATTTTCACCTGCTCATCGGCGGCAACGGCAGCCTCTACGCCAGCGGCCTGCAGAGCCGGGAGTGCTACTTCACCTTCAACCACGACAGCAACGGCGACGCCCACGTGACGACCACCAACTACCTCGGCGGTACGCACGCGGGCACCGGCACGCTGTTCTACCAGGGCACCCCACTTAGCACCGGTATCAGCCTCACCGGCAAGGGCAAAGTGGTGAACAACTAG
- a CDS encoding SDR family oxidoreductase, which produces MNLTGKIAILTGVSKGIGRATAEALLAKGAIVAGWGRTAPEGLTHERFQFFECDVRDEVAVQEAYVNTRRELGAEIHVLVNNAGLGIAGDVDGFSSADWKLMFDTNVHGTFYCTRAVLPQMKLQQEGHIINISSIAGTTGIEKMAGYCATKFAVRGFSQSLYKEVRNDGIKVTCLYPGSTQTNFFDDIPGTEANASMMQPQDIADTIIYALETPFNFHLVDIEMRPLQPKK; this is translated from the coding sequence ATGAACCTGACGGGCAAGATAGCCATTCTGACGGGCGTCAGCAAAGGAATAGGCCGGGCTACGGCCGAGGCCCTGCTGGCCAAGGGCGCCATCGTGGCCGGCTGGGGCCGCACTGCGCCCGAAGGCCTGACCCACGAGCGGTTCCAGTTTTTCGAGTGCGACGTGCGCGACGAAGTGGCCGTGCAGGAAGCCTACGTGAATACCCGCCGGGAGCTGGGGGCCGAAATTCACGTGCTGGTCAACAACGCCGGCCTGGGCATTGCGGGGGACGTCGACGGGTTTTCGTCCGCCGACTGGAAGCTCATGTTCGACACCAACGTGCACGGCACTTTCTACTGCACTCGGGCCGTGCTGCCCCAGATGAAACTGCAGCAGGAAGGCCACATCATCAACATCAGCTCCATTGCCGGCACCACCGGCATCGAGAAAATGGCCGGCTACTGCGCCACCAAGTTTGCCGTGCGGGGCTTTTCGCAGTCGTTGTACAAGGAAGTGCGGAACGATGGAATCAAGGTCACGTGTTTGTATCCCGGCTCGACGCAAACCAACTTCTTCGACGATATTCCCGGTACCGAGGCCAACGCCTCGATGATGCAGCCCCAAGATATTGCCGATACCATCATTTACGCGCTGGAAACGCCCTTCAACTTCCACCTCGTGGACATTGAAATGCGCCCCTTGCAGCCAAAAAAATAA
- the gldA gene encoding gliding motility-associated ABC transporter ATP-binding subunit GldA: MVEVQQLSKIFGAQAAVNDISFSVGKGEILGFLGPNGAGKSTTMKMATGYLPPSHGTVKLEGYDVQTDPLEVRRRVGYLPEHNPLYLDMYVHEYLEFIGSVHGLKGQPRRTRVQQMVDRVGLGREQNKLIGALSKGYRQRVGLAQALIHDPGVLILDEPTTGLDPNQIGEIRTLIRELGQDKTVIFSTHILPEVTALCSRVVIINRGQLVADSPVSELGAKAAGETIIRAEFEQAIDVAPLRALPGILGVEAEAGNRYRIRAAAGTDMRGAISRLAAQQDWILLGLRQEEQSLEQVFQSLTK, translated from the coding sequence ATGGTTGAAGTACAACAGCTCAGCAAAATCTTCGGGGCCCAGGCCGCTGTGAATGATATTTCCTTCTCCGTGGGCAAGGGCGAAATCCTGGGCTTTCTAGGTCCCAACGGGGCGGGCAAGTCCACGACGATGAAGATGGCCACGGGCTATTTGCCACCCAGCCACGGCACGGTGAAGCTGGAAGGCTACGACGTGCAGACCGACCCGCTGGAAGTGCGCCGCCGGGTGGGCTACTTGCCCGAGCACAACCCGCTCTACCTGGATATGTACGTGCACGAGTACCTCGAATTCATCGGCTCGGTGCACGGCCTCAAGGGCCAGCCGCGCCGCACCCGGGTGCAGCAGATGGTGGATAGGGTAGGGCTGGGCCGGGAGCAGAACAAGCTTATCGGGGCCTTGTCGAAAGGCTACCGGCAGCGCGTAGGGCTGGCCCAGGCTCTGATTCACGACCCCGGCGTGCTGATTCTCGACGAGCCCACCACCGGCCTGGACCCCAACCAGATTGGCGAAATCCGCACCCTGATCCGGGAGCTGGGCCAGGACAAGACCGTCATCTTCAGCACGCATATTTTGCCCGAAGTCACGGCCCTGTGCAGCCGGGTGGTCATCATCAACCGCGGGCAGCTCGTGGCCGACTCGCCCGTATCGGAGCTAGGCGCTAAGGCCGCCGGCGAAACTATCATCCGTGCTGAGTTCGAGCAAGCCATTGACGTGGCGCCGCTGCGGGCCTTGCCCGGTATTCTGGGCGTGGAGGCCGAAGCCGGCAACCGCTATCGAATCCGGGCCGCGGCGGGCACGGATATGCGCGGCGCTATTTCCCGCCTGGCCGCTCAGCAGGACTGGATATTGCTGGGCCTACGGCAGGAAGAGCAGTCTTTGGAGCAGGTGTTTCAGTCGCTGACGAAGTGA
- the gldF gene encoding gliding motility-associated ABC transporter permease subunit GldF, with amino-acid sequence MLAILRKEFNAFLSSPVAYVVIGVFLVATGLFVWVFPDSSVLDYGYADLQTLFNMAPWIFLFLIPAITMRTFAEEKKAGTIELLLTRPLTDGQIIGGKYLACLLLALLALVPTLLYYYSVYQLGNPIGNIDSAATVGSYIGLALLAAVFAAIGIFASAITRDQIIAFLVAVVGCFLVYSGFDSLASVFDGAPAYYISQLGIAAHYRDISKGLIDSRDLTYFLSLIAGLLVATRLVLQSRNW; translated from the coding sequence ATGCTAGCCATCCTTCGCAAAGAATTCAACGCCTTCCTTAGCTCCCCGGTGGCCTACGTGGTTATCGGGGTGTTCCTGGTCGCTACCGGCCTGTTCGTGTGGGTCTTTCCCGACAGTTCGGTGCTGGACTACGGCTATGCCGATTTGCAGACGCTGTTCAACATGGCCCCCTGGATTTTCCTGTTCCTGATTCCGGCCATTACCATGCGCACCTTCGCCGAGGAGAAAAAGGCCGGCACCATCGAGCTGCTGCTCACCCGCCCGCTCACCGACGGGCAGATAATCGGCGGGAAGTACCTGGCCTGCCTGCTGCTGGCTTTGCTGGCCCTGGTGCCCACGCTGCTCTACTACTACTCGGTGTACCAGCTCGGCAACCCCATCGGCAACATCGACTCGGCCGCTACGGTGGGCTCGTACATTGGCCTGGCGCTGCTGGCGGCGGTGTTTGCGGCCATCGGCATCTTTGCCTCGGCCATCACCCGGGACCAAATCATTGCCTTCCTGGTAGCTGTAGTCGGCTGCTTTCTGGTGTACTCCGGCTTCGACTCCCTGGCCTCGGTCTTTGATGGGGCCCCGGCCTACTACATCAGCCAGCTCGGCATTGCCGCCCACTACCGCGACATCAGCAAGGGCCTCATCGACTCCCGCGACCTGACCTACTTCCTTAGTCTGATTGCCGGCCTGCTCGTAGCCACCCGATTGGTGCTCCAAAGCCGCAACTGGTAA
- the gldG gene encoding gliding motility-associated ABC transporter substrate-binding protein GldG, with the protein MASATPDISAPAASRRRRDLLRFGAVVGALLLLNFLGQQFFFRLDLTQEKRYTMAPATKQLLENLKQPVTVTVYLDGDFPPGFRRLQQAVRETLNEMQVYGGTNLHYVFVDPSAAGTEKARNEYYASLLKKGLRPTNLGANENGKRVEKIIFPWATVAAGGKEEQVLLLRGNQAAPSDVRLNQSIEGLEYELASAVRKLNPGQRKRIGVLEGHGELSNAEAGDIIGSLQQYYDVFRVDLRKTRPQDLRTLSAIIVAKPATAYTEPEKFKLDQFITQGGNALFFVDAMRVNLDSANRGGMLSFPLDLNLEDQLFKYGVRVNPDLLLDLNSGVIPLVTGTEGDKPKVEPMPWQFYPLINSFSKHPITRNLDAVYTKFVSTIDTVKAAGIRKTPLLFTSRYTRVLPAPVPINFNDARLEPNQKLYKESFKPVGYLLEGQFKSLYANRAEPGTSTFLPATSPNAKPSKVLVISDGDFIRSELDPKTGNPYRLGFDRLANTEFANRELVLNAVDYMLDESGLISVRGKQITLRPLDKLKVIEQKSRWQLLNLAAPLVLLGVFGAVRAWRRKRRYASF; encoded by the coding sequence ATGGCTTCTGCTACACCCGACATTTCTGCTCCCGCCGCTTCCCGCCGCCGCCGCGACCTGCTCCGTTTTGGGGCGGTAGTCGGGGCGCTGCTGCTGCTCAACTTCCTGGGCCAGCAGTTCTTTTTCCGCCTCGACCTTACCCAGGAAAAGCGCTACACCATGGCCCCGGCCACCAAGCAGCTGCTCGAAAATCTGAAGCAGCCCGTGACGGTGACGGTGTACCTCGACGGCGACTTTCCGCCCGGCTTCCGCCGCCTGCAGCAGGCCGTGCGCGAAACGCTGAATGAAATGCAGGTCTACGGCGGCACGAACCTGCACTACGTCTTCGTCGACCCCTCGGCGGCTGGCACTGAAAAGGCCCGCAATGAGTACTATGCTTCCCTGCTGAAGAAAGGGCTGCGGCCGACCAACCTCGGGGCCAACGAGAACGGCAAGCGGGTTGAGAAAATCATCTTTCCCTGGGCCACGGTAGCGGCCGGCGGCAAGGAAGAGCAGGTGCTGTTGCTGCGCGGCAACCAGGCCGCCCCCTCCGACGTGCGCCTCAACCAAAGCATCGAGGGGCTGGAATACGAGCTGGCCAGCGCCGTGCGCAAGCTCAACCCCGGCCAGCGCAAGCGCATCGGCGTGCTCGAAGGCCACGGGGAGCTGAGCAACGCCGAAGCCGGCGACATCATCGGCTCCTTGCAGCAGTACTACGACGTATTTCGGGTGGATTTGCGCAAAACCCGGCCTCAGGATTTGCGCACACTCAGCGCCATCATCGTGGCCAAGCCCGCCACGGCCTACACCGAGCCCGAGAAGTTCAAGCTCGACCAGTTCATTACCCAGGGCGGCAACGCGCTGTTCTTCGTGGATGCCATGCGCGTGAACCTGGACAGCGCCAACCGCGGCGGCATGCTCTCTTTCCCACTGGATTTGAACCTGGAAGACCAGCTCTTCAAGTACGGCGTGCGCGTCAACCCCGACCTGCTGCTCGACCTTAACTCGGGCGTCATTCCGCTGGTGACGGGCACCGAGGGCGACAAACCCAAGGTGGAGCCCATGCCCTGGCAGTTTTACCCGCTGATCAACTCCTTCAGCAAGCACCCCATCACCCGCAACCTCGACGCGGTGTACACCAAGTTCGTCAGCACGATTGATACGGTAAAAGCCGCCGGCATCCGCAAAACGCCGCTGCTGTTTACTTCCCGCTACACCCGGGTGCTGCCCGCGCCCGTGCCCATCAACTTCAACGACGCCCGCCTGGAGCCCAACCAGAAGCTCTACAAGGAAAGCTTCAAGCCGGTTGGCTACCTGCTCGAAGGCCAGTTTAAGTCGCTCTACGCCAACCGCGCCGAGCCCGGCACCAGCACCTTCCTGCCCGCCACTTCGCCCAATGCCAAGCCTTCCAAAGTGCTGGTCATCTCCGACGGTGACTTTATCCGCTCCGAGCTGGACCCCAAAACCGGCAACCCCTACCGCCTGGGCTTCGACCGCCTCGCCAACACCGAATTCGCCAACCGCGAGCTGGTCCTCAACGCCGTGGACTACATGCTCGACGAAAGCGGCCTGATTTCGGTGCGCGGCAAGCAAATCACCCTGCGCCCCTTAGACAAGCTCAAGGTCATCGAGCAGAAAAGCCGCTGGCAGCTGCTGAACCTGGCGGCTCCGTTGGTGCTGTTGGGCGTGTTCGGGGCCGTGCGGGCCTGGCGCCGCAAGCGGCGCTACGCGTCGTTCTAA
- a CDS encoding SMI1/KNR4 family protein: MHDLAALAARWQAASLQLPVPAPVEALEAFRATTQLVLPDDLAHYFRTLNGAGALADENFFSFYSLEHFESVERKLANWPDSSGYRDLQHVLVQPHTCYVFADYFISLMEYGIRLYPYPTEHNEIYTLCEGKYKVVAHSFSEFIGLYLADFEQLLQ; encoded by the coding sequence ATGCATGATCTTGCGGCCCTAGCTGCCCGGTGGCAGGCGGCCTCCCTCCAGCTGCCTGTCCCGGCCCCGGTGGAAGCACTAGAGGCATTCCGAGCCACGACCCAGCTAGTACTGCCGGATGATCTGGCCCACTATTTCCGGACGCTTAACGGGGCCGGCGCCCTGGCGGACGAGAACTTCTTTTCCTTCTACTCTCTGGAGCACTTTGAAAGTGTGGAAAGGAAGCTTGCGAACTGGCCCGACAGCTCCGGGTACCGCGACTTGCAGCACGTGCTTGTGCAGCCCCACACCTGCTACGTCTTTGCCGACTACTTTATTTCGCTGATGGAGTACGGCATCCGATTGTACCCTTACCCAACCGAGCACAATGAGATTTATACGCTGTGCGAGGGAAAATACAAAGTAGTGGCGCACTCCTTCTCTGAGTTCATCGGCCTCTACCTTGCCGACTTTGAGCAGCTATTACAATGA
- a CDS encoding BLUF domain-containing protein: MTTTPLYHLVYQSNVTAPLSETELEALLVQSRAWNHSHDLTGVLLYCDANIVQVLEGPQDEVEYIFGRIERDLRHYDVTKLADGPIQQRNFSQWSMGFKSVHPEDFMYLTGYVNPAAPSYPAQLVAETKASSLHELLAAFVTDQKIRY, from the coding sequence ATGACTACTACCCCTCTCTACCACCTCGTTTACCAGAGCAACGTAACGGCCCCGCTGAGTGAAACCGAGCTCGAAGCCCTGCTCGTGCAGTCGCGGGCCTGGAACCACAGCCACGACCTGACGGGCGTGCTGCTCTACTGCGACGCGAACATCGTGCAAGTACTGGAAGGCCCGCAGGATGAGGTCGAGTACATTTTCGGCCGCATCGAGCGGGATTTGCGCCACTACGACGTGACCAAGCTGGCCGACGGCCCCATACAGCAGCGCAACTTCTCGCAGTGGTCTATGGGCTTCAAGTCGGTGCACCCCGAGGATTTCATGTACCTGACGGGCTACGTAAACCCAGCCGCTCCCTCCTACCCGGCCCAGCTGGTAGCCGAAACCAAGGCCTCGTCGCTGCACGAGCTGCTGGCCGCCTTTGTTACCGACCAGAAGATTCGCTACTAA
- the dnaN gene encoding DNA polymerase III subunit beta, whose product MKFIVSSSALLKQLQSINGVVTNNPVVPILENFLFEIEDGKLTITASDLETSMITELPVEARESGRIAAPARILLDTLKNLPDQPVTFTLDEETYTIEIASANGRYKLAGENATDFPRVPVVKGSSPIEIPSSSLQRAINKTIFAVSTDELRPAMTGILVQLADAQVTFVATDGHRLLRYRRSDVGAGQTANLIIPRKAFNLLKGALPSEATTVRVEFNNSNAFFSFNQMRLVCRLIDERYPDYENVIPVSNPNKLIISRAEFLNSVKRIMIYSNKTTHQVRLRLAGSELTISAEDLDFSNEANERLACQYEGEDMEIGFNARFLAEMLSNIDSEEITLELSTPNRAGLLMPTVADDNESILMLVMPVMLNNYV is encoded by the coding sequence ATGAAGTTTATCGTATCGTCTTCCGCCTTGCTCAAGCAGCTGCAGAGCATCAACGGCGTGGTGACCAACAACCCCGTAGTGCCGATTCTAGAGAACTTTCTCTTTGAAATCGAAGATGGCAAGCTGACGATTACGGCCTCCGACCTGGAGACCAGCATGATTACCGAGCTGCCCGTGGAAGCCCGCGAGAGTGGCCGCATTGCCGCCCCGGCCCGCATCCTGCTCGATACCCTGAAGAACCTGCCCGACCAGCCCGTGACCTTCACCCTGGACGAGGAAACCTATACCATCGAAATTGCCTCGGCCAACGGCCGCTACAAGCTGGCCGGCGAAAATGCCACCGACTTCCCCCGCGTGCCGGTCGTAAAAGGCTCCTCGCCGATTGAGATTCCCTCCTCGTCCTTGCAGCGGGCCATCAACAAGACCATCTTCGCCGTCAGCACCGACGAGCTGCGCCCGGCCATGACCGGCATCCTCGTGCAGTTGGCCGACGCCCAGGTCACCTTCGTGGCCACCGACGGCCACCGCCTGCTGCGCTACCGCCGCTCCGACGTGGGCGCGGGCCAGACGGCCAACCTCATTATTCCGCGCAAGGCCTTTAATCTACTGAAAGGTGCCCTGCCCTCCGAGGCAACTACCGTGCGCGTCGAGTTCAACAATTCCAATGCCTTCTTCAGCTTCAACCAGATGCGCCTCGTGTGCCGCCTGATTGATGAGCGCTACCCCGACTACGAAAACGTAATTCCGGTGAGCAACCCCAACAAGCTCATCATCAGCCGCGCCGAGTTCCTCAACTCGGTGAAGCGCATCATGATCTACTCGAACAAGACCACCCACCAGGTACGCCTGCGCCTGGCCGGTTCCGAGCTAACCATTTCGGCCGAAGACCTCGACTTCAGCAACGAAGCCAACGAGCGGCTGGCCTGCCAGTACGAGGGGGAGGACATGGAAATCGGCTTCAACGCCCGCTTCCTGGCCGAAATGCTCTCCAACATCGACTCCGAGGAAATCACCCTGGAGCTGAGCACTCCCAACCGCGCCGGCCTGCTCATGCCCACCGTCGCCGACGACAACGAGAGCATTCTGATGCTGGTGATGCCGGTGATGCTGAACAACTACGTGTAA
- the gldC gene encoding gliding motility protein GldC translates to MKKSEIRFSIALDDKKVPEAISWTATDAGPDIHFAKAINIALWDRDERGTMKIDLWTKEMPVDEMKRFCVDNMGSMAESLVTATNDTEMATKIRNLCRELTDYLNKQEAEQR, encoded by the coding sequence ATGAAAAAATCTGAAATCCGCTTCAGCATTGCCCTCGACGATAAGAAAGTGCCCGAGGCCATCAGCTGGACGGCTACCGACGCGGGTCCTGATATTCACTTTGCCAAGGCCATCAACATTGCCCTCTGGGACCGGGACGAGCGGGGCACGATGAAAATTGACCTGTGGACCAAGGAAATGCCCGTCGATGAAATGAAGCGCTTCTGCGTCGACAACATGGGCTCCATGGCCGAAAGCCTGGTAACGGCTACCAACGACACGGAGATGGCCACCAAGATCCGCAACCTCTGCCGCGAGCTGACCGACTACCTCAACAAGCAGGAGGCCGAGCAGCGCTAA
- the dcd gene encoding dCTP deaminase produces the protein MILTDQQILAEIERGNIVIEPYDPSCLGTNSYDVHLGRYLATYRDKVLDARKHNEIDVFEIPAEEGFVLQPGVLYLGVTEEYTESHAQVPFLEGKSSVGRLGIDIHATAGKGDVGFCNTWTLEISVTQQVRVYAGMPIGQLIYFAVQGDVQTFYNRKANAKYNDRTDKPVESMMWKNSF, from the coding sequence ATGATTCTTACCGATCAGCAGATCCTGGCCGAGATTGAGCGCGGCAACATCGTTATTGAGCCCTACGACCCCAGCTGCCTGGGCACCAACTCCTACGATGTGCACCTGGGCCGCTACCTGGCCACCTACCGCGACAAAGTGCTGGATGCGCGCAAGCACAACGAAATCGACGTGTTCGAAATCCCGGCCGAGGAAGGCTTCGTGCTTCAGCCCGGCGTGCTGTATCTGGGCGTCACGGAAGAGTATACCGAAAGCCACGCCCAGGTGCCCTTCCTGGAAGGCAAGTCGAGCGTGGGCCGCCTCGGCATTGATATTCACGCCACCGCCGGCAAGGGCGACGTGGGCTTCTGCAACACCTGGACCCTGGAAATTTCCGTCACCCAGCAAGTGCGCGTCTACGCCGGCATGCCCATCGGCCAGCTCATTTACTTCGCCGTGCAGGGCGACGTGCAAACCTTCTACAACCGCAAGGCCAACGCCAAATACAACGACCGCACCGACAAGCCCGTGGAGTCGATGATGTGGAAAAACAGCTTCTAA